In Cottoperca gobio chromosome 1, fCotGob3.1, whole genome shotgun sequence, a genomic segment contains:
- the LOC115007957 gene encoding LOW QUALITY PROTEIN: elongation factor 1-alpha 1-like (The sequence of the model RefSeq protein was modified relative to this genomic sequence to represent the inferred CDS: inserted 1 base in 1 codon), with protein sequence MGKGSFKYAWVLDKLEAERERGITIDISLWKFETSKYYVTIIDAPGHRDFIKNMITGPFQADCAVLIVAADVGEFEAGISKNGQTREHALLAYTLGVKQLIVGINKMDSTEPNHSQKCYDEIVKEVXYIKKIGYNPDTVAFVPISGWNGDNMLEPSPNMTWFKSWKINRKEGNASGTTLLEALDAIQPPTRPTDMPLHLPLQDVYKIGGIGTVPVGRVETGVLKPAMVVTFAPVNVTIEVKSVEMHHEALNEALPGDNVGFNVKNVSVKDIRRGNMAGDSRNDPPQEAASFTAQACVRLWQWESLRAWKRNPPAKVRSPSQHRRRRRSNECCSGLLPQTLTMAEDTLAPCSFCTP encoded by the exons ATGGGAAAGGGCTCTTTCAAATATGCCTGGGTTCTGGACAAACTGGAGGCAGAGCGTGAGCGCGGCATCACCATTGACATCTCTCTTTGGAAGTTTGAGACCAGCAAGTACTACGTCACCATCATTGATGCTCCAGGACACAGGGACTTCATCAAGAACATGATCACTGGG CCCTTTCAAGCCGACTGTGCTGTGCTGATCGTTGCTGCAGACGTTGGTGAGTTTGAAGCTGGCATCTCAAAGAACGGGCAGACTCGTGAGCACGCTCTCCTTGCCTACACCCTTGGAGTGAAACAGCTGATTGTGGGCATCAACAAGATGGATTCCACTGAGCCCAACCACAGCCAGAAGTGCTACGACGAGATTGTGAAGGAAG AGTACATCAAGAAGATTGGCTACAACCCTGACACTGTGGCCTTTGTGCCCATCTCTGGCTGGAACGGAGACAACATGCTGGAACCCAGCCCTAAT ATGACCTGGTTCAAGAGCTGGAAGATCAACCGTAAAGAAGGTAATGCCTCAGGCACCACACTGCTGGAGGCTCTGGATGCCATCCAGCCTCCCACCCGCCCCACTGACATGCCCCTCCACCTGCCTCTGCAGGACGTCTACAAGATTGGAG GCATTGGGACCGTACCAGTGGGCCGAGTAGAGACAGGAGTCCTGAAACCTGCCATGGTGGTGACCTTTGCCCCTGTCAACGTGACCATTGAGGTCAAGTCTGTGGAGATGCACCACGAGGCCCTGAACGAGGCGCTGCCTGGTGACAATGTGGGCTTTAACGTCAAGAATGTGTCTGTCAAGGATATTCGCCGTGGCAACATGGCTGGAGACAGCAGGAACGACCCGCCACAGGAGGCAGCCAGCTTCACGGCTCAGGCATGCGTCAGACTGTGGCAGTGGGAGTCATTAAGGGCGTGGAAAAGAAATCCACCAGCAAAGGTAAGGTCACCAAGTCAGCACAGAAGGCGCAGAAGGTCAAATGAATGTTGTTCTGGGCTGCTGCCCCAAACGCTCACCATGGCCGAAGACACACTAGCACCGTGCAGCTTCTGCACACCATAG